Proteins from a single region of Pseudomonas sp. 10S4:
- a CDS encoding Rieske (2Fe-2S) protein, translated as MKFLCQGLELADASSRGFDIDGQKLFAVRRGGQVYVYINRCPHRGVGLEWKPDQFLDPSNSLIQCATHGALFLIEDGECVAGPCAGQSLTVVPSREDAQGIWISL; from the coding sequence ATGAAGTTTCTTTGCCAGGGCCTGGAGTTGGCCGATGCCAGCAGCCGCGGTTTCGACATCGACGGCCAGAAGCTCTTCGCCGTGCGCCGGGGTGGTCAGGTTTACGTCTACATCAACCGCTGCCCGCACCGTGGCGTGGGGCTGGAATGGAAACCCGACCAGTTTCTGGACCCCAGCAACAGCCTGATCCAGTGCGCCACCCACGGCGCACTGTTTCTTATCGAGGACGGCGAATGCGTCGCCGGCCCCTGCGCGGGGCAATCCCTGACCGTCGTTCCCAGCCGCGAAGACGCGCAAGGGATCTGGATCAGCCTTTAA
- the sfsA gene encoding DNA/RNA nuclease SfsA, with translation MRFHPPLEEGRLIRRYKRFLADIETVSGELLTIHCPNTGSMLNCQVEGGQVWFSRSNDPKRKLPGTWEIGETPQGRLFCVNTGRANGLIEEALRAGVITELNGFTELKREVAYGQENSRIDFRLDYPNGPAYVEVKSVTLGFDGTPVAAFPDAVTQRGAKHLRELAHLARDGIRAVQLYCVNLSGIDAVRPAEEIDSAYAAALREAVACGVEVLAYGVRISHEEMLVDRRLDVLLNG, from the coding sequence ATGCGTTTTCATCCTCCCCTTGAAGAAGGTCGTCTGATCCGTCGTTACAAGCGTTTTCTCGCCGATATCGAAACCGTTAGCGGCGAGTTGCTGACGATTCACTGCCCGAACACCGGCTCGATGCTCAATTGCCAGGTCGAGGGCGGGCAGGTCTGGTTCAGCCGCTCCAACGACCCGAAGCGCAAATTACCCGGCACCTGGGAAATCGGTGAAACCCCGCAAGGGCGGTTGTTTTGCGTGAACACCGGGCGAGCCAATGGCTTGATCGAAGAGGCGTTGCGTGCCGGCGTGATCACTGAGTTGAACGGTTTTACCGAGCTGAAACGCGAAGTGGCCTATGGGCAGGAAAACAGCCGCATCGATTTCCGTCTCGATTACCCGAACGGGCCGGCGTACGTGGAAGTCAAAAGTGTCACTTTGGGCTTTGACGGTACGCCAGTGGCGGCGTTTCCCGATGCGGTGACCCAGCGCGGGGCCAAGCATTTGCGGGAACTGGCGCATCTGGCCCGGGACGGGATTCGCGCGGTGCAGTTGTATTGCGTCAATCTCAGCGGCATCGACGCCGTGCGTCCGGCAGAAGAAATCGATTCGGCCTACGCCGCCGCGTTGCGTGAAGCGGTGGCGTGCGGCGTTGAGGTGCTGGCTTATGGCGTGCGTATCAGCCACGAAGAGATGCTGGTTGACCGGCGTCTGGACGTATTGCTCAACGGTTAA
- the dksA gene encoding RNA polymerase-binding protein DksA — protein MSTQAKQQQNQSISGFEPYKEVKGEEYMGKPMRAHFTKILNKWKQDLMQEVDRTVDHMKDEAANFPDPADRASQEEEFSLELRARDRERKLIKKIDKTLQLIEDEEYGWCESCGVEIGVKRLEARPTADMCVDCKTLAEIKEKQVGK, from the coding sequence ATGTCCACCCAAGCAAAGCAACAACAAAACCAGTCGATCAGCGGCTTCGAACCCTACAAAGAAGTAAAGGGCGAAGAGTACATGGGCAAGCCCATGCGCGCTCACTTCACCAAGATCCTGAATAAGTGGAAACAGGACTTGATGCAGGAAGTCGACCGTACGGTTGATCACATGAAAGACGAAGCGGCCAACTTCCCTGACCCGGCAGATCGTGCCAGCCAGGAAGAAGAATTCAGCCTTGAATTGCGCGCCCGTGATCGTGAGCGCAAGTTGATCAAGAAGATCGACAAAACGCTGCAATTGATCGAAGACGAAGAATATGGCTGGTGCGAGTCCTGCGGCGTCGAGATTGGCGTCAAGCGACTGGAAGCCCGCCCTACCGCCGACATGTGCGTTGACTGCAAGACCCTGGCGGAAATCAAGGAAAAGCAAGTCGGCAAGTAA
- the gluQRS gene encoding tRNA glutamyl-Q(34) synthetase GluQRS has product MNVSPYIGRFAPTPSGHLHFGSLVAALASYLDARSVGGRWLMRMEDLDPPREEPGAQAAILNALERYGFEWDGELVRQSDRHDAYAEVLNRLFSHGLAYACTCSRKQLEPYHGIYPGLCRNAGHGAEDAAIRLRVPELEYHFIDRVQGEFRQHLGRDVGDFVIRRRDGLYAYQLAVVLDDAWQGITDIVRGADLLDSTPRQLYLQELLGLRQPRYLHVPLITQPDGNKLGKSYRSPPLTDDQATPLLLRALRALGQNPGSELAYATPREVLNWGIAHWDAAKIPRTLTLPEAQLQ; this is encoded by the coding sequence ATGAATGTCTCTCCCTACATCGGTCGCTTCGCCCCCACGCCCAGTGGCCACTTGCACTTCGGCTCGCTGGTCGCTGCGCTCGCTTCGTACCTCGACGCCCGCTCTGTAGGTGGCCGCTGGCTGATGCGCATGGAAGACCTCGACCCGCCTCGGGAAGAACCCGGCGCCCAAGCCGCGATCCTCAACGCGCTGGAACGCTATGGCTTCGAGTGGGATGGTGAACTGGTTCGTCAAAGCGACCGGCACGACGCCTATGCCGAAGTGCTCAATCGTCTGTTCAGTCATGGCCTGGCCTACGCTTGCACCTGTTCGCGCAAACAATTGGAGCCGTATCACGGCATCTATCCGGGCCTGTGCCGCAATGCCGGGCATGGCGCTGAAGACGCGGCCATCCGCCTGCGGGTGCCGGAGCTCGAATACCATTTCATCGACCGGGTGCAAGGCGAGTTCCGCCAGCACCTGGGTCGGGATGTCGGCGATTTCGTGATTCGCCGCCGCGACGGGCTCTATGCCTATCAACTGGCCGTGGTGCTCGATGATGCCTGGCAAGGCATCACCGACATCGTGCGCGGCGCCGACTTGCTCGACTCGACACCACGCCAGCTCTACCTGCAAGAACTGCTCGGCCTGCGGCAACCGCGTTACCTGCACGTGCCGCTGATTACTCAGCCGGACGGTAACAAGCTCGGCAAATCCTACCGTTCGCCGCCATTGACCGACGATCAGGCCACGCCACTGTTACTGCGGGCATTACGCGCACTGGGTCAAAATCCGGGCAGCGAACTGGCTTACGCCACGCCTCGGGAAGTACTGAATTGGGGCATCGCCCACTGGGATGCCGCAAAGATCCCGCGCACACTGACCCTGCCCGAAGCGCAACTGCAGTGA
- a CDS encoding sigma-54-dependent transcriptional regulator — protein MPHILIVEDETIIRSALRRLLERNQYQVSEAGSVQEAQERFSIPTFDLIVSDLRLPGAPGTELIKLGQGTPVLIMTSYASLRSAVDSMKMGAVDYIAKPFDHDEMLQAVARILRDRQSAPAAGEPVVGKAANGAAKPGVDNSNGEIGIIGSCPPMQDLYSKIRKVAPTDSNVLIQGESGTGKELVARALHNLSKRAKAPMISVNCAAIPESLIESELFGHEKGAFTGASAGRAGLVEAADGGTLFLDEIGELPLEAQARLLRVLQEGEIRRVGSVQSQKVDVRLIAATHRDLKSLAKIGQFREDLYYRLHVIALKLPALRERGADVNEIANAFLARQSARVNRTDLKFAPDAEQAIRHYTWPGNVRELENAVERAVILCESPEISAELLGIDIELSDLDDDDFIGLAPQQGSAANASHEPTEDLSLEDYFQHFVLEHQDHMTETELARKLGVSRKCLWERRQRLGIPRRKTGVASES, from the coding sequence ATGCCGCACATTTTGATCGTCGAAGACGAAACAATTATCCGCTCCGCCTTGCGCCGCCTGCTGGAACGTAATCAGTACCAGGTCAGCGAAGCCGGATCCGTGCAGGAAGCACAAGAGCGTTTCAGCATTCCCACGTTTGACCTGATCGTCAGTGACCTGCGCCTGCCTGGCGCACCGGGCACTGAACTGATCAAGCTCGGTCAGGGCACTCCGGTGCTGATCATGACCAGTTACGCCAGCCTGCGTTCGGCCGTCGATTCCATGAAGATGGGCGCGGTGGACTACATCGCCAAGCCTTTCGATCACGACGAAATGCTCCAGGCTGTTGCGCGCATCCTGCGTGATCGCCAGTCGGCGCCAGCCGCGGGTGAACCGGTGGTCGGCAAAGCCGCCAACGGTGCCGCGAAACCGGGCGTCGATAACAGCAACGGCGAGATCGGCATCATCGGCTCCTGCCCACCGATGCAGGACCTGTACAGCAAGATCCGCAAAGTCGCGCCCACCGATTCCAACGTCCTGATCCAGGGCGAGTCCGGCACCGGTAAAGAACTGGTGGCTCGCGCCCTGCACAACCTCTCCAAACGCGCCAAGGCACCGATGATTTCGGTGAACTGCGCCGCCATTCCGGAAAGCCTGATCGAGTCCGAGCTGTTCGGCCACGAAAAAGGTGCGTTCACTGGCGCCAGCGCCGGGCGTGCCGGGCTGGTCGAAGCGGCGGACGGCGGTACCTTGTTCCTCGATGAAATCGGCGAACTGCCACTCGAAGCCCAGGCTCGCTTGTTGCGCGTGCTACAGGAAGGCGAAATTCGCCGGGTCGGTTCGGTGCAATCGCAGAAAGTCGATGTACGCCTGATTGCCGCGACTCACCGGGACCTCAAGAGCCTGGCGAAAATCGGCCAGTTCCGTGAAGACCTTTATTACCGTCTCCACGTGATTGCATTGAAACTGCCGGCCCTGCGCGAGCGCGGTGCCGACGTCAACGAAATCGCCAATGCGTTCCTGGCGCGGCAGAGCGCGCGGGTCAACCGCACCGATCTGAAGTTTGCCCCGGATGCCGAGCAGGCGATTCGTCATTACACCTGGCCGGGTAACGTCCGCGAGCTGGAAAATGCTGTCGAACGTGCGGTGATTCTGTGCGAGAGCCCGGAAATCTCCGCCGAGTTGCTGGGCATCGACATCGAACTGAGCGATCTGGACGACGACGATTTCATCGGCCTGGCCCCGCAACAGGGCAGCGCCGCTAACGCCAGCCACGAGCCGACCGAAGACCTGTCGCTGGAAGACTACTTCCAGCACTTCGTCCTCGAGCATCAGGACCACATGACCGAAACCGAACTGGCCCGCAAGCTCGGGGTCAGCCGCAAGTGCCTGTGGGAACGCCGTCAACGCCTGGGCATTCCACGGCGCAAGACCGGTGTGGCCAGCGAGAGCTGA
- a CDS encoding polynucleotide adenylyltransferase PcnB: protein MLKKLFQSFRSPKRHTQHIRSTPEVLNSGQHSLQKAQFSRYAVNIVERLQNAGYQAYLVGGCVRDMLLGITPKDFDVATSATPEQVRAEFRNARIIGRRFKLVHIHFGREIIEVATFRANHPQNDEEEDSNQSSRNESGRILRDNVYGTLEEDAQRRDFTINALYYDPVSERILDYANGVHDIRNHLIRLIGDPQQRYQEDPVRMLRAVRFAAKLNFGIEKHSAAPIRDLAPMLREIPSARLFEEVLKLFLSGHAADTFEMLVDLQLFDPLFPASAEALEYNPTYTHTLISEALINTDLRIKQNKPVTPAFLFAALLWPALPGRVLRLQERGMPPIPAMQEAAHELIAEQCQRIAIPKRFTMPIREIWDMQERLPRRSGKRADLLLDNPRFRAGYDFLLLRESAGEQTDGLGEWWTDYQDANDSERRDMIRDLSGKDDGTGAPRKRRRSGGAKRKRAAGAPSTTSE, encoded by the coding sequence ATGCTGAAGAAGTTGTTCCAGTCATTCCGTTCTCCCAAGCGTCATACGCAACACATCCGTAGTACGCCTGAAGTGCTCAACAGCGGCCAACATTCGCTGCAGAAGGCACAATTCAGCCGTTACGCGGTGAACATCGTCGAACGCCTGCAGAACGCCGGTTATCAGGCTTACCTGGTCGGCGGCTGTGTGCGTGACATGTTGCTCGGCATCACGCCAAAAGATTTCGACGTCGCCACCAGCGCCACTCCTGAACAGGTACGTGCCGAATTCCGCAATGCGCGGATCATCGGTCGTCGCTTCAAACTGGTGCACATCCACTTTGGTCGTGAAATCATTGAAGTCGCGACGTTCCGCGCCAATCACCCGCAAAACGATGAGGAGGAAGACAGCAACCAGTCCTCCCGCAACGAGAGCGGGCGCATTCTGCGCGACAACGTCTACGGCACTCTGGAAGAAGACGCGCAACGCCGCGACTTCACCATCAACGCGCTGTATTACGATCCGGTCAGCGAACGCATTCTCGACTACGCCAACGGCGTACACGACATCCGCAATCACCTGATCCGCCTGATCGGCGACCCACAGCAACGCTACCAGGAAGACCCGGTACGGATGCTGCGGGCCGTGCGTTTTGCCGCCAAGCTGAATTTCGGTATCGAAAAACACAGCGCCGCGCCGATCCGCGATCTGGCACCGATGCTGCGCGAGATTCCGTCGGCCCGTCTGTTCGAAGAAGTGCTCAAGCTGTTCCTCTCCGGCCACGCCGCGGACACCTTTGAGATGCTGGTCGACTTGCAGTTGTTCGATCCACTGTTCCCGGCCAGCGCCGAAGCCTTGGAATACAACCCGACCTACACCCACACGTTGATCAGTGAAGCACTGATCAACACCGACCTGCGGATCAAGCAGAACAAACCGGTCACCCCGGCGTTCCTGTTTGCTGCACTGCTGTGGCCGGCCCTGCCGGGCCGTGTACTGCGTCTGCAAGAGCGCGGCATGCCGCCGATTCCGGCGATGCAGGAAGCGGCTCACGAGTTGATTGCCGAACAGTGCCAGCGCATTGCGATCCCAAAACGCTTCACCATGCCGATCCGCGAGATCTGGGACATGCAGGAGCGTCTGCCACGCCGTAGCGGCAAGCGCGCCGACCTGTTGCTGGACAACCCGCGATTCCGCGCCGGTTACGACTTCCTGCTGCTGCGTGAAAGCGCTGGCGAGCAGACCGACGGCCTGGGCGAATGGTGGACGGATTATCAGGACGCTAACGACAGCGAACGTCGCGACATGATCCGTGACCTGAGCGGCAAGGATGACGGCACCGGTGCGCCACGCAAGCGTCGTCGCAGCGGCGGCGCCAAGCGCAAACGCGCGGCCGGCGCTCCGAGCACCACGAGCGAGTAA
- the folK gene encoding 2-amino-4-hydroxy-6-hydroxymethyldihydropteridine diphosphokinase — MERIYIGMGSNLADPAEQLRSAVEALAQLPQTELVGVSAFYQSDSLLPGQPRYTNAVAALHSTLAPLELLDALQAIENGQGRERLERWGPRTLDLDIVLFGDRLIDEPRLKVPHYHLQERAFVLYPLAELAPADLRLADGRALTELLAACPFVGLERLSKN; from the coding sequence ATGGAACGCATCTACATCGGCATGGGCAGCAATCTAGCTGACCCCGCCGAACAATTGCGCAGCGCCGTCGAAGCGCTGGCGCAGTTGCCGCAGACCGAACTGGTCGGGGTTTCCGCGTTTTATCAAAGCGACTCATTGCTGCCCGGCCAACCGCGCTACACCAACGCGGTTGCCGCGCTGCACAGCACGCTCGCGCCGCTGGAGCTGCTCGATGCGCTGCAAGCCATCGAGAATGGCCAGGGTCGCGAACGTCTTGAACGTTGGGGGCCACGCACGCTGGATCTCGACATCGTGCTGTTCGGCGATCGCCTGATCGACGAACCTCGCCTCAAAGTCCCCCACTACCACCTGCAAGAGCGAGCCTTCGTCCTGTATCCACTGGCCGAACTGGCGCCTGCGGATCTGCGGTTGGCGGATGGCCGCGCGCTGACCGAGTTGCTGGCGGCGTGCCCGTTTGTCGGGCTGGAACGCCTCTCCAAAAACTGA
- the panB gene encoding 3-methyl-2-oxobutanoate hydroxymethyltransferase, producing the protein MPAITLTTLQSLKQKGEKITMLTCYDATFAHACNEAGVEVLLVGDSLGMVLQGHDSTLPVTTAEMAYHVAAVKRGNSDALILADLPFMANATLEQTMINSATLMQAGAHMIKVEGALWLADSIRLLAERGVPVCAHMGLTPQAVNILGGYKVQGRSENQARQMRADAIALEQAGAAMLLLECVPSELAQEITQAVGIPVIGIGAGSATDGQVLVLHDMLGLSITGRVPKFVKNFMAGQVSIQAALSAYVTEVKATTFPGIEHGFSA; encoded by the coding sequence ATGCCAGCCATCACCCTGACCACGCTCCAGAGCCTCAAGCAGAAAGGTGAAAAAATCACCATGCTGACCTGCTATGACGCGACCTTCGCCCACGCCTGCAACGAGGCCGGTGTTGAAGTGCTGCTGGTGGGCGACTCCCTCGGCATGGTTTTGCAAGGTCACGACAGCACCCTGCCGGTGACCACTGCGGAAATGGCCTACCACGTGGCCGCCGTCAAACGCGGTAACTCCGACGCCCTGATCCTCGCCGACCTGCCGTTCATGGCCAACGCCACCCTTGAACAAACCATGATCAACAGTGCCACGCTGATGCAGGCCGGCGCCCACATGATCAAGGTCGAAGGTGCCTTGTGGCTGGCGGACTCCATCCGCCTGCTCGCCGAGCGCGGCGTGCCGGTGTGCGCCCACATGGGTCTGACCCCGCAGGCGGTGAACATCCTGGGCGGTTACAAAGTCCAGGGCCGCAGCGAGAACCAGGCACGGCAGATGCGTGCTGACGCCATCGCACTGGAGCAGGCCGGCGCCGCCATGCTGTTGCTTGAATGTGTACCGAGCGAACTGGCCCAGGAAATCACCCAAGCCGTGGGTATTCCGGTGATCGGTATCGGCGCCGGTAGCGCCACCGATGGCCAGGTACTGGTACTGCACGACATGCTGGGCCTGTCCATCACTGGCCGCGTGCCGAAGTTCGTAAAGAACTTCATGGCCGGTCAAGTCAGCATTCAAGCGGCGCTGAGCGCTTACGTCACTGAAGTCAAAGCGACGACTTTCCCTGGCATCGAACATGGATTCTCTGCATGA
- the panC gene encoding pantoate--beta-alanine ligase translates to MNTVKTVRELRAAVARARGEGKRIAFVPTMGNLHSGHVALITKASQRADFVVASIFVNPLQFGAGEDLDKYPRTLTADQEKLLQAGCHLLFAPTVEEMYPDGMAGQTRVSVPQLSEGLCGASRPGHFEGVATVVSKLFNMVQPDLAIFGQKDFQQLAVIRALVHDLNMPIQIIGEPTVRAADGLALSSRNGFLNEEQRAIAPVVYRTLSSMADAIKQGDRDYPALIDSQIKQLEAAGLRADYLEIRHALTLRQATAQDRDLVILVAAFLGTTRLIDNLHLNLDAPA, encoded by the coding sequence ATGAACACCGTAAAAACCGTCCGCGAACTGCGGGCCGCCGTGGCCCGTGCCCGCGGTGAAGGCAAGCGCATCGCCTTCGTACCGACCATGGGCAACCTGCACAGCGGTCACGTCGCACTGATTACCAAAGCCTCCCAACGGGCGGACTTCGTGGTCGCGAGCATTTTTGTCAACCCGCTGCAATTCGGCGCTGGCGAAGACCTCGACAAGTACCCACGCACGTTGACGGCCGATCAGGAAAAACTGCTCCAGGCCGGCTGCCACCTGCTGTTCGCCCCGACCGTCGAAGAAATGTACCCCGACGGCATGGCCGGCCAGACCCGTGTCAGCGTTCCGCAACTGTCCGAAGGCTTATGCGGCGCCAGCCGTCCTGGGCACTTCGAGGGCGTGGCGACGGTGGTCAGCAAACTGTTCAACATGGTTCAGCCGGACCTGGCGATCTTCGGCCAGAAAGACTTCCAGCAACTGGCGGTGATTCGCGCGCTGGTGCACGACTTGAACATGCCGATCCAGATCATCGGCGAGCCGACCGTAAGGGCTGCCGATGGCCTGGCCCTGTCGTCGCGCAATGGCTTTCTCAATGAAGAACAGCGAGCGATTGCGCCAGTGGTGTATCGCACGCTGTCGTCGATGGCCGACGCCATTAAACAGGGTGATCGCGATTACCCGGCGCTGATCGACTCGCAGATTAAACAGCTCGAAGCGGCTGGCTTGCGGGCCGATTACCTGGAAATCCGCCATGCGCTGACCTTGCGTCAGGCCACTGCGCAAGATCGGGATCTGGTGATTCTGGTGGCGGCGTTCCTCGGGACTACGCGGTTGATCGACAACCTGCACCTGAACCTCGACGCGCCAGCCTAA
- the panD gene encoding aspartate 1-decarboxylase: MHAIMLKAKLHRAEVTHAVLDYEGSCAIDGEWLDLSGIREYEQIQIYNIDNGERFTTYAIRGEEGSGMISVNGAAAHKAKVGDRVIICAYAHYSEAELLNFKPRMLYMAPGNELSHTSNAIPVQVA; this comes from the coding sequence ATGCACGCCATCATGCTCAAAGCCAAGCTGCACCGCGCCGAAGTCACTCACGCAGTACTCGATTACGAAGGCTCTTGCGCCATTGATGGCGAATGGCTGGACCTGTCCGGCATCCGTGAATACGAACAGATCCAGATCTACAACATCGACAACGGTGAACGCTTCACCACCTACGCGATTCGTGGTGAAGAAGGTTCCGGCATGATCTCGGTCAACGGCGCCGCGGCGCACAAGGCCAAGGTTGGCGATCGGGTCATCATTTGCGCTTACGCTCACTACAGCGAGGCCGAACTGCTCAACTTCAAACCGCGCATGCTTTACATGGCGCCGGGCAATGAACTGAGCCACACCAGCAATGCCATTCCGGTTCAGGTCGCCTGA
- the pgi gene encoding glucose-6-phosphate isomerase, with translation MAYYRTPHDVTALPAWQALKDHRQAMQDFSMREAFNADPQRFTQFTLSSCGLFLDYSKNLITAETRNLLVGLANEVDLKGAIKALFDGEIVNSSEGRPALHTALRRPVGDKLSVNGVNVMPEVHKVLNQITDLVGRIHDGLWRGYTEKPITDVVNIGIGGSFLGPELVSEALLSYAQKGVRCHYLANIDGSEFHELTMKLRAETTLFIVSSKSFNTLETLKNAQAARAWYLAQGGSEAELYRHFIAVSSNNAAAVAFGIREENIFPMWDWVGGRYSLWSAIGLPIALAIGMSNFKELLSGAYTMDQHFQSAPFEQNMPVLLALLGVWYGNFWGAQSHAILPYDHYLRNITKHLQQLDMESNGKSVRQDGTPVSTDTGPVIWGGVGCNGQHAYHQLLHQGTQLIPADFIVPIVSFNPVSDHHQWLYANCLSQSQALMLGKTRAEAEAELRDKGMAEDEVQKLAPHKVIPGNRPSNTMVVERISPRRLGALVALYEHKVFVQSVVWGINAFDQWGVELGKELGKGVYNRLVGSEETPADDASTQGLINYFRGRHRG, from the coding sequence ATGGCGTATTACCGCACTCCTCACGACGTTACCGCTCTGCCCGCCTGGCAAGCGTTGAAAGACCACCGCCAAGCCATGCAGGATTTCAGCATGCGCGAGGCCTTCAATGCCGACCCGCAGCGCTTTACTCAATTCACCCTCAGCAGCTGCGGTCTGTTTCTCGATTATTCGAAGAACCTGATCACCGCCGAGACCCGTAACCTGCTGGTGGGCCTGGCCAACGAAGTCGATCTCAAGGGCGCTATCAAAGCGCTGTTCGACGGCGAAATCGTCAACTCCTCCGAAGGTCGACCAGCGCTGCACACCGCTTTGCGCCGCCCAGTGGGCGACAAGTTGTCGGTCAACGGCGTCAACGTGATGCCTGAAGTGCACAAAGTGCTGAACCAGATCACCGACCTCGTGGGCCGCATCCACGATGGACTGTGGCGCGGTTACACCGAGAAGCCGATCACTGACGTGGTGAACATCGGCATCGGTGGCTCGTTCCTCGGCCCTGAACTGGTGTCCGAAGCGCTGCTGTCCTACGCCCAGAAAGGCGTGCGTTGCCACTACCTGGCAAACATCGACGGCAGTGAGTTCCACGAACTGACCATGAAGCTGCGCGCCGAGACCACGCTGTTCATCGTCTCGTCGAAATCCTTCAACACCCTCGAAACCCTGAAGAACGCTCAGGCCGCACGTGCCTGGTACCTGGCGCAGGGTGGTTCGGAAGCCGAGCTGTATCGTCACTTCATTGCGGTGTCGAGCAACAATGCCGCCGCCGTGGCCTTCGGTATCCGCGAAGAAAACATCTTCCCGATGTGGGACTGGGTCGGCGGGCGTTACTCGCTGTGGTCGGCCATCGGGTTGCCGATTGCCCTGGCCATCGGCATGTCGAACTTCAAGGAACTGCTGTCCGGTGCCTACACCATGGACCAGCATTTCCAGAGCGCACCGTTCGAACAGAACATGCCGGTACTGCTGGCGTTGCTCGGTGTCTGGTACGGCAACTTCTGGGGCGCGCAAAGCCACGCGATCCTGCCGTACGACCACTACCTGCGTAACATCACCAAGCACTTGCAACAGCTGGACATGGAATCCAACGGCAAGAGCGTGCGTCAGGACGGCACCCCGGTGTCTACCGATACGGGCCCGGTCATCTGGGGCGGCGTCGGCTGCAACGGTCAGCACGCTTATCACCAGTTGCTGCACCAAGGCACCCAACTGATTCCGGCTGACTTCATCGTGCCGATTGTCAGCTTCAACCCGGTGTCCGATCACCACCAGTGGCTGTACGCCAACTGCCTGTCCCAAAGCCAGGCACTGATGCTCGGCAAGACCCGCGCCGAGGCCGAAGCCGAGTTGCGTGACAAGGGCATGGCCGAAGACGAAGTACAGAAGCTTGCACCGCACAAGGTGATCCCGGGCAACCGCCCGAGCAACACCATGGTGGTCGAGCGCATCAGCCCGCGTCGTCTCGGCGCACTGGTGGCGCTGTACGAACACAAAGTTTTCGTGCAAAGCGTGGTCTGGGGCATCAACGCCTTCGACCAGTGGGGCGTGGAGCTGGGCAAAGAGCTGGGCAAAGGCGTCTACAACCGCCTGGTCGGCAGCGAAGAAACCCCGGCTGACGATGCTTCGACCCAAGGCCTGATCAACTACTTCCGCGGTCGTCACCGCGGCTAA